In Erigeron canadensis isolate Cc75 chromosome 8, C_canadensis_v1, whole genome shotgun sequence, the DNA window ATTTTAGTATCAATTTAACAAGATTGTCCTGATATGAATTTGCTGCTAAATACATCTAAAACTTAACTGTGTTTTTACAACATTGTGTAGTTCTGCTGCTGCAACAACAATATCCTGAGATGAAATCTCAAAGTTTGTCTTTAGATAGAATACGCACCCTTCCTCCACTCAAAATAGAAGAAATCAGAAATCCTATGCCGTCTTTTGTAGACAAATGATGAATACGCTTGGAACTGAAATGGACATATTAATTTAACTCTGTTTCATGAACTGATTTTTGCAGCATTGGATATGATTAGCAGTCTTCCTTCATCCTTAATAGAAACCATCCTGTGTTTTCTACCAATTCAAGAGGCAGCAAGGACAAGTATCCTCTCAAGGGAATGGAGGTACAATTGGACCACAATCCCCAAACTTGTGCTTGATGAGAATACTTTTGAAGTATCAATTAATAATCTTTCCGATCCTGAGAGAACAGTTAAGATACCAAGTCTAAGGATTAGGTTGACCATCAGGGACTTGGTCAGGAGGTGTAAGTTTCTTTGTGCTATGGACGAAATTATGTTACTGCACCGGGGTCCAATACTTGAGTTAAGCCTTTCCATGTATGCAGAGAATAACTGTATTGAAGTTGACCAGATAATAGCATTCTTGTCGAGACAGAATACAGTCAGGAAACTTAAGCTGGATTTGGATAATGTTGGTAACCAAAAAATTGTACCCTTATCTATCTTCTCATTGGACCAGTTAACGGATCTGTCTCTCGAAGGCTGTGATATTGAACTTCCACCATCATCAACCTATGGATTTGCTAGCCTTTATATTTGGATGACGTAAATGTCTCTATAAAAAATTTTCTACATCTCTTATCCAATTGTCCTTTACTCAACAAAATCGACGTTGTAAGTTCTTTTTACAATATCAATCTACATGAGCTTTTCATTAGATATCTGAATATTGTAACTTGCTGCAGCTTATAAATCAAACTAGGGACATTGATGACGATTACCTCATTATTGAGCTATTCGAGTGTTTACCTGTCATCAAACATCTCACTATTTGGAGTCATGTTATTGAGGTAATACTTATCTGCAAGCTATAGATTGGATTCAGTATGAAAATACGCTATATATCGGATTCAATAACGAAAATAAGCTATATATTGGATacaatgaaaataaatatatatagatctagctgttaatctttttcttttggctTATTTTCTAAGTGCATTGCTGGAGGCCTGGTTCCATCGGAGCTTCCAATGTCATTAGTCAACC includes these proteins:
- the LOC122610792 gene encoding F-box/FBD/LRR-repeat protein At1g13570-like translates to MALDMISSLPSSLIETILCFLPIQEAARTSILSREWRYNWTTIPKLVLDENTFEVSINNLSDPERTVKIPSLRIRLTIRDLVRRCKFLCAMDEIMLLHRGPILELSLSMYAENNCIEVDQIIAFLSRQNTVRKLKLDLDNVGNQKIVPLSIFSLDQLTDLSLEGCDIELPPSSTYGFASLYIWMTDIDDDYLIIELFECLPVIKHLTIWSHVIECIAGGLVPSELPMSLVNLKYFCLNQVCFTHSHALPFLVLVLKSSPNLEKLKLRILPEDLCSFPEDYLSYIAPKDYSDICLGHLDELEIRNFTNLETELEFVKFMLAKSPTLKRLRIYLYKKVPKDVELIKLLKVLLHSPQASPVVDIIVKA